The Coffea arabica cultivar ET-39 chromosome 4e, Coffea Arabica ET-39 HiFi, whole genome shotgun sequence genome includes a window with the following:
- the LOC113697753 gene encoding protein LOWER TEMPERATURE 1-like: MEGSSALPSDSNNQNPTGGAAEFLSNLPSRGLFSSTVLSSNPGGMRVYICDHDTAPPAEQLIKTNQTNILIRSLMLKKQKGDSGSKDGKANASNESSRKRTADRALDSRAKRAMTISQVASRQEGSKSRLPERDLQSLTVERIRALLKERGLSLKGRKDELISRLKGANE; the protein is encoded by the exons ATGGAGGGCTCTTCAGCTCTGCCGTCCGATTCCAACAATCAAAATCCGACGGGCGGAGCCGCCGAATTTCTCTCCAACCTTCCTTCTCGCGGCCTCTTCTCCTCCACTGTCCTCTCTTCCAATCCG GGTGGCATGCGAGTCTACATATGCGATCATGATACAGCACCACCAG CGGAGCAACTCATAAAGACAAACCAAACAAACATATTAATTAGGTCATTAATGCTGAAGAAACAAAAGGGTGATTCCGGTTCAAAAGATGGAAAGGCTAATGCATCAAATGAATCTTCTAGAAAAAG GACTGCTGATAGAGCGTTAGACAGCAGGGCTAAAAGGGCAATGACCATCAGTCAGGTTGCTTCTCGGCAAG AGGGATCAAAATCACGCTTGCCTGAGAGGGATCTGCAGAGTTTAACGGTTGAGAGAATTCGTGCTCTTCTGAAGGAGAGAGGTCTCTCCCTGAAAGGAAGAAAG GATGAGTTGATTTCCCGCTTGAAAGGCGCAAATGAGTAA
- the LOC113699432 gene encoding cytochrome P450 94B3 codes for MFSFLLLLVATSLLLSPYLPSLFQRFLDLKSGKLSFSHGPKSYPIIGCLVAFYQNRHRLLDWYTEILSQSPSQTMVIKRFGAPRTIVTANPQNVEYILKTNFNNYPKGKPFTEILGDFLGRGIFNADGHLWQVQRKLASHEFSAKSLREFVVKTLEEQVQNKLFPVLEMAVEKNIVLDLQDVLRRFAFDTICKVSLGMDPRCLDISQPVPPLAIAFDKASEICARRGVAPIPAVWKMRRALNLGSEKELKEAVDLVHGCVDDIIQTKKTKLNESADKKTSNNDLLSRLLLAGLDDEMVRDMVISFLMAGRDTTSSALTWLFWLLSKHHAVKENVMNELEILNLKEKPLDVEDLKEMRYIKACLCESMRLYPPVVWDSKHAENDDILPDGTIVYKGNRVTYFQYGMGRIEELWGKDCFEFRPDRWFDENGMLKMVDPYKFPVFQAGPRVCLGKEMAFIQMKYVVASILRRYEIKKVDDNQPIFVPLLTAFMAGGLKVRIHRLNQPGL; via the coding sequence atgttttcctttcttcttcttcttgttgctACTTCACTTCTTCTTTCCCCCTACCTTCCTTCATTGTTTCAAAGATTTCTTGATCTCAAATCCGGAAAACTCAGCTTCTCTCATGGCCCTAAGTCCTACCCAATCATCGGTTGCCTCGTTGCATTCTACCAAAATCGCCATCGTCTTTTAGACTGGTACACTGAAATCCTCTCTCAATCACCTTCTCAAACAATGGTGATCAAGAGGTTTGGTGCACCTAGAACCATCGTCACAGCCAATCCGCAAAATGTTGAGTATATCCTGAAAACCAACTTCAACAACTACCCTAAAGGCAAGCCCTTCACCGAAATCTTAGGCGATTTCCTCGGTCGAGGAATATTCAATGCTGATGGCCATCTCTGGCAGGTTCAGCGCAAACTCGCAAGCCATGAATTCAGTGCAAAGTCCTTGAGAGAATTTGTTGTCAAAACTCTCGAGGAACAAGTTCAAAACAAGCTTTTCCCAGTGCTTGAAATGGCTGTGGAAAAGAACATAGTCTTGGATTTACAGGATGTGCTTAGGAGGTTTGCATTTGACACAATTTGCAAGGTCTCACTGGGGATGGATCCTCGTTGTCTAGACATTTCTCAACCTGTCCCTCCTCTTGCCATAGCATTCGACAAAGCATCAGAGATCTGCGCGAGACGCGGTGTTGCTCCAATCCCTGCAGTCTGGAAAATGAGGAGAGCCCTTAATTTAGGGTCTGAGAAGGAGCTCAAAGAAGCAGTTGATCTTGTTCATGGCtgtgttgatgatattatccAAACCAAAAAAACGAAACTCAATGAGAGTGCTGATAAAAAAACCAGCAATAACGATCTTTTGTCGAGGCTGTTATTAGCTGGTCTTGATGATGAAATGGTTAGAGATATGGTGATAAGTTTCCTCATGGCAGGAAGGGATACAACTTCTTCTGCATTGACATGGTTGTTCTGGCTTCTTTCTAAACACCATGCTGTCAAAGAGAACGTCATGAATGAGTTGGAAATCCTCAACCTTAAAGAAAAGCCATTGGATGTAGAGGATTTGAAAGAAATGAGGTACATAAAGGCATGCTTGTGTGAGTCAATGAGACTATATCCTCCAGTAGTTTGGGACTCCAAGCATGCTGAGAATGACGACATCTTGCCTGATGGAACAATTGTTTACAAGGGAAATAGGGTGACCTATTTCCAATATGGGATGGGGAGGATAGAGGAATTGTGGGGAAAGGATTGTTTTGAGTTCAGACCAGATAGGTGGTTTGATGAAAATGGGATGCTGAAAATGGTTGATCCTTACAAGTTTCCAGTGTTTCAGGCAGGTCCAAGAGTTTGTCTTGGGAAGGAAATGGCTTTCATTCAAATGAAGTATGTTGTGGCTTCAATTCTAAGGAGATATgagatcaagaaagttgatgatAATCAGCCTATTTTTGTTCCTCTCTTGACTGCCTTT